A region from the Triticum aestivum cultivar Chinese Spring chromosome 3D, IWGSC CS RefSeq v2.1, whole genome shotgun sequence genome encodes:
- the LOC123076189 gene encoding uncharacterized protein, giving the protein MDMTRQLPEDMLLDVLRRLPPRSLAASRCVRKGWRAAVDGHRLLRTDLLPLSLDGVFLELRDLDLPLERMEHPMPALFSRRTTARRIAASLGYPDTPSWVELPAAPPRCCDLCMSGHYLVFDPTVSQHYEVLSVPDIPWSLPTGHISKHACEDKPVSEMEWPPSPYVVDVFSSWTGEWKERSFVREGMAAGTVAGCRSKERRILRYAAYWRGALYVSCEDDFVLRMNLSNDKYQVIQCPQGKKLASYAPRLGKSKKGVYCAFRVARDAFQLCWGILDLTSDSDEELVEDNSEWDPNNDNVVSAEDWVAKHSSNSTIDFLGFHPYKEIALFESSGNVMAYHMNTLKVRDLGHIKMGRNEIECSFPYMPCWIGPLPGSHYRTQFCP; this is encoded by the exons ATGGACATGACCAGGCAGCTACCCGAGGACATGCTCCTGGAcgtcctccgccgcctccctccccgcaGCCTCGCGGCGTCCCGCTGCGTTCGCAAGGGATGGCGCGCCGCCGTCGACGGCCACCGCCTACTGCGCACGGACCTTCTCCCGCTCTCGCTCGATGGCGTCTTCCTCGAGCTGCGTGACCTGGACCTGCCCCTCGAGCGGATGGAGCACCCCATGCCCGCGCTCTTCTCACGCCGCACCACGGCGCGCCGGATCGCCGCCAGCCttggctacccggacaccccctcc TGGGTGGAGTTACCCGCAGCGCCCCCCCGGTGCTGCGATCTCTGCATGAGCGGTCACTACCTCGTGTTTGATCCGACGGTGTCGCAGCACTACGAGGTGCTCTCGGTCCCGGACATACCATGGAGCCTTCCGACGGGGCACATTTCCAAGCATGCGTGCGAGGATAAGCCGGTGTCCGAGATGGAGTGGCCGCCTTCGCCGTACGTCGTGGATGTCTTCTCCTCATGGACCGGTGAGTGGAAGGAGAGGTCGTTTGTTCGGGAAGGGATGGCCGCGGGAACGGTCGCCGGTTGTAGGTCGAAGGAAAGACGCATATTGCGTTACGCTGCTTACTGGCGTGGAGCACTCTACGTCTCTTGCGAAGACGATTTTGTTTTGAG AATGAACTTGTCAAATGATAAATACCAAGTAATTCAGTGCCCTCAAGGAAAGAAGCTAGCGTCTTATGCACCTCGTCTCGGCAAATCCAAGAAGGGTGTCTATTGCGCATTCCGTGTTGCACGTGATGCATTCCAGCTATG CTGGGGGATCCTGGATCTTACAAGCGACAGTGACGAAGAGCTAGTCGAAGACAACTCTGAATGGGATCCGAACAATGATAATGTGGTTAGCGCTGAAGATTGGGTTGCCAAGCACAGTTCTAACTCGACaattgattttcttggatttcatCCTTACAAAGAGATTGCTCTGTTTGAATCGAGCGGCAATGTAATGGCCTACCATATGAACACTTTGAAGGTTCGGGATCTGGGTCATATTAAAATGGGGAGGAACGAGATTGAATGTTCTTTCCCGTACATGCCATGTTGGATTGGCCCGTTACCTGGAAGCCATTATAGAACCCAGTTTTGTCCATAG
- the LOC123077801 gene encoding probable glycerol-3-phosphate acyltransferase 3: MALKPFSKSLLAFYRLLRRRLGNPLGQYHHLQSSSGISTCPKIIQTCLQLPQDDEHLRNKTLVLDVEGGLLRSISTFPYFMLIAIEAGSFLRGFILLCLYPLLCCLTQEVETMIMVMVCFVGLREEKVVRVARATLPKYFLEDVGREGLEVVRGVKRVAGVCRLIPRVMAEAFLKEYTGFEVVVGREVKMIRGRYVGLLGKESEARLGQAKFDQNEMIGFGSSSSYFDYDHHQLFSRCKVVHLVTREDKRKWSPLTRDQYPRPLIFHDGRLAFRPTPQATLAMFMWFPLALPLTVLRTLIFVKLPYSISVAVGAVIGVTTRVINSPVHSGQVGCDEPHAQPSPQGHLYVCNHRTLLDPVYISAMLNKQVSTVTYSVSRVSELLSPIGTVRLTRNRDEDRRRMEQSLRQGDLVVCPEGTTCREPYLLRFSPLFVELVDEVYPVALVNWSSMFHGTSTGNFKYLDHFYYFMNPRPAYDVQFMDKMPTRMAIQGKRCESKEVANLVQGEIGRTLGFRSTTLTRKDKYLRLAGNEGFADTK, from the exons ATGGCTTTAAAGCCCTTCTCCAAATCCCTCCTTGCCTTCTACCGCTTACTTCGCCGAAGGTTAGGGAATCCGCTAGGCCAGTACCATCACCTGCAAAGCTCGAGCGGCATATCTACCTGTCCTAAGATCATCCAGACATGCTTGCAACTGCCACAAGATGATGAACACCTCCGGAACAAAACTCTAGTCCTAGATGTTGAAGGAGGTCTCCTGAGGTCTATATCTACCTTTCCTTATTTCATGCTTATTGCAATAGAGGCAGGTAGTTTCCTAAGAGGTTTCATCCTACTATGCCTCTACCCTTTGCTATGTTGCCTGACACAAGAAGTAGAAACAATGATCATGGTCATGGTGTGCTTCGTGGGATTAAGGGAGGAGAAGGTGGTTAGGGTTGCACGGGCTACTTTGCCCAAGTATTTCCTAGAGGATGTGGGGAGGGAAGGACTTGAGGTGGTGAGAGGGGTAAAGAGGGTGGCAGGGGTTTGTAGGTTGATCCCTAGGGTTATGGCGGAAGCATTTCTTAAGGAGTATACAGGATTTGAAGTGGTTGTGGGAAGGGAGGTGAAGATGATAAGAGGGCGTTATGTTGGTTTATTGGGAAAGGAGAGTGAAGCAAGGCTAGGGCAGGCAAAGTTCGACCAAAACGAGATGATAGGGTTTGGAAGCAGCTCAAGCTATTTTGACTATGATCATCACCAGCTTTTCTCTCGGTGCAAG GTAGTACACTTGGTGACACGAGAAGATAAGAGAAAATGGTCACCCTTGACAAGGGACCAGTACCCAAGACCCTTGATCTTCCATGATGGTAGGCTAGCCTTTAGGCCTACCCCCCAAGCCACCCTAGCCATGTTCATGTGGTTCCCACTTGCCCTCCCTCTCACTGTGCTCCGAACACTAATCTTTGTGAAACTGCCATATTCTATCTCCGTCGCAGTCGGGGCTGTAATAGGAGTAACGACCCGGGTCATCAACTCACCAGTCCACAGTGGTCAAGTGGGTTGTGATGAACCACATGCCCAGCCCAGCCCACAGGGCCACCTTTACGTGTGCAACCACCGCACACTTCTCGACCCGGTGTACATCTCGGCAATGCTGAACAAGCAGGTGTCAACCGTCACATACAGTGTCAGCCGTGTAAGTGAGCTCCTATCACCAATCGGGACTGTCCGGCTGACCCGAAACAGAGATGAGGACCGGAGGAGGATGGAGCAGTCACTGAGGCAGGGGGACCTGGTGGTCTGCCCTGAGGGGACCACATGCCGGGAGCCATACCTGCTGCGCTTCAGCCCTCTGTTTGTCGAGCTCGTTGATGAGGTCTACCCAGTGGCACTGGTGAACTGGTCCAGCATGTTTCACGGCACCTCCACCGGCAATTTCAAGTATCTAGACCACTTCTACTACTTCATGAACCCACGCCCAGCGTATGATGTTCAGTTCATGGACAAGATGCCAACAAGGATGGCGATCCAAGGGAAGAGATGCGAGAGCAAAGAGGTGGCCAATCTGGTGCAAGGTGAGATTGGTAGGACTCTTGGGTTTCGATCCACCACACTCACCCGTAAGGACAAGTACTTGAGGCTGGCAGGAAATGAAGGGTTTGCTGATACGAAGTAG